A stretch of the Mycoplasmoides genitalium G37 genome encodes the following:
- the rpmI gene encoding 50S ribosomal protein L35 has product MKTKSAAVKRFKLTKSGQIKRKHAYTSHLAPHKSTKQKRHLRKQATVSNSELKRIGILI; this is encoded by the coding sequence ATGAAAACCAAAAGTGCTGCAGTAAAACGCTTTAAACTCACCAAATCAGGACAAATTAAGCGCAAACACGCTTATACTTCCCACCTCGCGCCCCACAAATCAACCAAACAAAAGCGCCATTTGCGCAAGCAAGCTACTGTGAGCAACAGTGAATTGAAAAGAATTGGTATTTTAATTTAG
- the rplT gene encoding 50S ribosomal protein L20, with the protein MRVKGTNTTRIRRKKWLKQASGSFGTRKASFKAAKQTVIQASKYAYRDRRQKKREFRSLWILRLNAALRAQGMTYSVFINELKKAKIVINRKVLSELAIKEPNKLNLIINTIKKPTNKPTVAKT; encoded by the coding sequence ATGCGTGTTAAGGGAACAAATACAACCAGGATTAGAAGAAAAAAATGGTTAAAACAAGCTAGTGGTAGCTTTGGGACAAGAAAAGCTTCTTTTAAGGCAGCTAAACAAACTGTTATCCAAGCAAGCAAGTATGCTTACCGTGATAGGAGACAGAAAAAACGTGAGTTTCGTTCGTTGTGGATCTTAAGGTTAAATGCTGCACTGCGTGCACAAGGGATGACTTATTCAGTGTTTATCAATGAATTGAAAAAAGCCAAGATAGTCATTAACAGAAAGGTACTTTCTGAACTAGCAATTAAAGAACCTAATAAGTTAAATCTGATTATCAATACCATCAAAAAACCAACTAATAAACCAACTGTTGCAAAAACTTAG
- a CDS encoding ribonuclease HIII, with protein sequence MQHYKPADFYLIGSDESGKGDSFGGICVSAVLIEKKQLINLENLQVTDSKKLSDHTVKLLAKSIQTTVMDHHTITLDPKQYNDLTKSLKNTNLLLTNLHCQLYQKLLEKNQLLRQTVTISIDQFANQELFVNYLNKLTNFTDKTVLLPDQFLINGETKSLVIAAASILARDSFINQLQLLNQKVNYDLPKGSSHGIEQALLFLNQQRGFSQIEQFKQVAKLNFKNVTKFLQQLVY encoded by the coding sequence TTGCAACATTACAAACCAGCTGATTTTTATTTAATTGGCAGTGATGAATCTGGCAAGGGTGATAGTTTTGGTGGGATTTGTGTTAGTGCTGTTTTAATTGAAAAAAAACAGCTTATTAATCTTGAAAATTTACAAGTAACTGATTCAAAAAAACTCAGTGATCACACTGTCAAACTGTTAGCTAAATCGATCCAAACAACAGTAATGGATCACCATACAATTACATTAGATCCCAAGCAGTATAATGATTTGACAAAATCACTGAAAAATACCAATTTACTTTTGACCAATTTACACTGTCAGCTTTACCAAAAGTTACTGGAAAAAAATCAGTTATTAAGACAAACAGTAACAATTAGCATTGACCAGTTTGCCAATCAAGAGTTATTTGTTAACTATCTAAATAAGCTAACTAATTTCACTGATAAAACAGTGTTATTACCTGATCAGTTTCTAATTAATGGTGAAACTAAGTCACTGGTGATTGCAGCTGCATCTATCTTAGCAAGAGATAGCTTTATTAATCAGCTGCAATTACTCAACCAAAAGGTAAACTATGATTTACCCAAAGGCAGTAGTCATGGCATTGAACAAGCGTTGTTATTTCTTAACCAACAACGCGGTTTTAGTCAAATTGAACAGTTTAAACAGGTGGCAAAACTTAACTTTAAAAACGTTACTAAGTTTTTGCAACAGTTGGTTTATTAG
- a CDS encoding DnaJ domain-containing protein: MAEQKRDYYEVLGITPDADQSEIKKAFRKLAKKYHPDRNNAPDAAKIFAEINEANDVLSNPKKRANYDKYGFDGVDGEPAFNFQADVFQSFFEEIAKSGVFNNQTNPEQKEKKKRYHWFSKKPKQEQPEINLDHVVEQTIKKVQQNQNQNKDPDELRSKVPGEVTASDWEALVGDTRYGYFDETGDWSWKGYFDEQGKWVWNEPVDSETSEVSVEPEPTPVAPEASFEEAQPEINAEPEASFESTPTPEPVAPEASFEEAQPEPTPIPEPIPTPVQVQPLLLDLNLFTIPTKATKDDLLFDNINLTTYEQVVDYLNSQATPNLAKTDGELQTIDGTNPLLLEQCKKIKKQAEQLFKKLFLKKQLPFITQPEVVEESKTSFDENNVNLVYFEKVPEILFINQQPKEVKYTRQVFDGLTNKTTSETITLEIQLLQTPKETVSAIFKGFGNDHGKGCGDLKIVFEKIKSPFFQVNEDGLHSACIIDPLVAYNGGIIDVFGPYTNFQVKVDGEIDINAIMKFEKLGIAKTKRKGDLFVHLYYSSVPKKKLTTNPQVQQFLELLQAEYELLQDNIKSLKYFKNNLVIPKKPLDQQSYQYLSQEPIS, encoded by the coding sequence ATGGCTGAACAGAAACGTGATTATTATGAAGTGTTAGGAATAACCCCTGATGCTGATCAATCAGAGATTAAAAAAGCCTTTCGTAAGCTGGCTAAAAAGTACCATCCTGATCGTAACAACGCGCCTGATGCTGCTAAGATTTTTGCTGAAATTAATGAAGCAAATGATGTTTTATCAAACCCCAAAAAAAGAGCTAACTATGATAAGTATGGTTTTGATGGGGTTGATGGTGAACCTGCTTTTAACTTCCAAGCAGATGTTTTTCAATCCTTTTTTGAAGAGATAGCAAAATCAGGGGTTTTTAACAACCAAACCAATCCTGAACAAAAAGAAAAAAAGAAACGTTACCACTGGTTCTCCAAAAAACCTAAGCAAGAACAACCTGAAATTAACTTAGATCACGTTGTTGAGCAAACCATTAAAAAGGTGCAACAAAACCAAAACCAAAACAAAGACCCAGATGAATTACGTTCTAAGGTCCCTGGAGAGGTTACTGCTAGTGATTGGGAAGCATTGGTTGGTGATACTAGGTATGGGTATTTTGATGAAACAGGGGATTGGAGTTGAAAGGGTTACTTTGATGAACAGGGCAAATGGGTTTGAAACGAACCAGTTGATTCTGAAACCAGTGAGGTATCAGTTGAACCTGAACCAACCCCAGTTGCCCCTGAAGCTAGTTTTGAAGAAGCTCAACCTGAAATTAATGCTGAACCAGAAGCTAGTTTTGAATCAACTCCAACTCCAGAACCAGTTGCCCCAGAAGCTAGTTTTGAAGAAGCTCAACCTGAACCAACTCCAATTCCTGAACCAATCCCAACCCCAGTTCAAGTTCAACCCCTGTTGTTAGATCTCAACCTCTTTACTATCCCAACTAAAGCTACTAAGGATGATCTTTTGTTTGACAACATTAACCTCACTACCTATGAACAAGTTGTTGATTATCTCAACAGTCAAGCAACCCCTAATTTAGCTAAAACCGATGGTGAATTGCAAACGATTGATGGTACCAACCCATTGTTATTAGAACAGTGCAAAAAGATCAAAAAACAAGCAGAACAACTCTTTAAAAAACTCTTTTTAAAAAAACAACTCCCCTTCATCACCCAACCTGAAGTTGTTGAGGAAAGTAAAACCAGTTTTGATGAGAACAACGTTAACCTTGTTTACTTTGAAAAGGTCCCTGAAATCCTTTTCATTAACCAACAACCTAAGGAGGTAAAATACACCCGTCAAGTCTTTGATGGGTTGACAAACAAAACAACTAGTGAAACGATTACACTAGAGATCCAACTCCTCCAAACCCCAAAAGAGACTGTTAGTGCCATTTTTAAAGGCTTTGGTAATGACCATGGCAAGGGCTGTGGGGATTTAAAGATTGTTTTTGAAAAGATTAAAAGCCCCTTTTTTCAAGTCAATGAGGATGGCTTGCACTCTGCTTGCATCATTGACCCTTTAGTTGCTTACAACGGCGGGATTATCGATGTGTTTGGGCCCTACACTAACTTCCAAGTTAAGGTAGATGGGGAGATAGACATCAATGCCATTATGAAGTTTGAAAAACTAGGCATTGCTAAAACCAAGCGCAAGGGCGATCTTTTTGTCCATCTCTATTACAGTAGTGTCCCTAAAAAGAAACTCACCACTAACCCCCAAGTTCAACAGTTCTTAGAACTTTTACAAGCTGAATATGAACTGTTGCAAGACAACATCAAGAGCTTAAAGTACTTTAAAAATAACCTAGTTATCCCCAAAAAGCCACTTGATCAACAAAGCTATCAATACCTCTCCCAAGAACCCATTAGTTAG
- a CDS encoding nucleotide exchange factor GrpE translates to MCEKSQTIKELLNAIRTLVVKNNKAKVSMIEKELLAFVSELDKKFKQQLNNFNELQQKIPLLQKANEEFALKFERMQREAQNQIQAKLDELNLKNKKELEQAKKYAIAKTLDQPLNIIDQFEIALSYAQKDPQVKNYTTGFTMVLDAFSRWLEANGVTKIKIEPGMEFDEKIMSALELVDSNLAKNKVVRVSKSGYKLYDKVIRFASVFVSKGNKKS, encoded by the coding sequence ATGTGTGAAAAATCACAAACAATTAAAGAGCTTTTAAACGCCATTAGAACCTTAGTTGTCAAGAACAATAAAGCTAAGGTTAGTATGATTGAAAAGGAACTGTTAGCTTTTGTTAGTGAACTTGACAAAAAGTTCAAACAACAACTCAACAACTTCAATGAACTACAACAAAAGATCCCACTACTCCAAAAAGCTAACGAAGAGTTTGCTTTAAAGTTTGAAAGGATGCAACGCGAAGCACAAAACCAGATCCAAGCCAAACTAGATGAGTTGAATCTTAAAAATAAAAAGGAGTTAGAACAAGCCAAGAAATATGCGATTGCCAAAACCCTTGACCAACCCTTAAACATCATCGATCAGTTTGAAATCGCGCTTTCATATGCCCAAAAAGACCCTCAAGTAAAAAACTATACCACTGGTTTTACCATGGTACTTGATGCTTTTTCAAGGTGATTGGAAGCAAATGGGGTTACCAAGATTAAGATTGAACCAGGGATGGAATTTGATGAAAAGATTATGTCTGCATTGGAACTAGTTGATTCTAACCTTGCTAAAAACAAGGTAGTAAGAGTCTCAAAATCTGGCTATAAACTCTATGACAAAGTGATCCGCTTTGCATCAGTATTTGTCAGCAAAGGTAATAAAAAATCATAA
- a CDS encoding MPN121 family protein yields MSEQKRRTIQIAISEDHYEELQKALELLKGTQLPFSTTVEQFVELILSNYVATSNKISSLAKSGFDVASLQQELEKIGNLSGVDDNLKGFLSELLKTSRNGFSNPNKDGKKNDDDNNSSSKS; encoded by the coding sequence ATGAGTGAACAAAAAAGAAGAACAATCCAAATTGCGATAAGTGAAGACCACTATGAAGAGTTACAAAAGGCATTGGAACTACTTAAAGGGACCCAATTACCCTTTTCAACCACTGTTGAACAGTTTGTGGAGTTAATCTTATCTAACTATGTAGCTACTTCCAATAAGATTAGTAGTTTAGCTAAGAGTGGTTTTGATGTAGCTTCATTGCAGCAAGAACTTGAGAAGATAGGTAACCTTAGTGGGGTTGATGATAACCTCAAGGGTTTTCTCTCAGAACTGTTGAAAACCTCAAGGAATGGGTTTAGTAACCCCAATAAAGATGGCAAAAAAAATGATGACGATAATAACTCGTCATCAAAATCATAG
- the parE gene encoding DNA topoisomerase IV subunit B, with translation MKSNYSATNIKILKGLDAVKKRPGMYIGSTDSKGLHHMLWEILANSVDEVLAGYATNITVTLDLNNTITVSDDGRGIPYEIHQDSNISTIDTVFTFLHAGGKFDDQSYKLAGGLHGVGASVVNALSDHLEVTVKRNGQIYQSVYQAGGKIIQKAKKIGDTTSHGTTVSFHADPKVFKKAQFDSNIIKSRLKELSFLFAKLKLTFTDQKTNKTTVFFSTSGLVQFLDEINNTVETLGQKTLIKGEKDGIEVEVVFQFNQSDQETILSFANSIKTFEGGSHENGFCLAISDVINSYCRKYNLLKEKDKNFQLSEIRQGLNAIIKVNLPEKNIAFEGQTKSKLFSKEVKNVVYELVQQHYFQFLERNNNDAKLIIDKLLNARKIKEQIKQQRELKKSLSSPQKEKILFGKLAPCQTKKTSEKELFIVEGDSAGGTAKMGRDRIFQAILPLRGKVLNVEKINNKKEAITNEEILTLIFCIGTGILTNFNIKDLKYGKIIIMTDADNDGAHIQILLLTFFYRYMQPLIELGHVYLALPPLYKLETKDRKTVKYLWSDLELESVKLKLNNFTLQRYKGLGEMNADQLWDTTMNPTTRKLVQVKLDDLINAEKQINIFMGEKSDLRKHWIEANINFSVEN, from the coding sequence ATGAAAAGTAACTACAGTGCAACTAACATCAAGATCTTAAAGGGTTTGGATGCAGTTAAAAAGCGTCCGGGGATGTACATTGGTTCTACTGATAGTAAGGGTCTGCACCACATGCTATGGGAAATTCTTGCTAACAGTGTTGATGAAGTTTTAGCTGGTTATGCAACCAATATTACTGTTACTTTAGATCTCAACAACACCATTACTGTTAGTGATGATGGCAGGGGTATTCCCTATGAGATCCACCAAGACAGTAACATCTCTACGATCGATACAGTTTTCACCTTTCTCCATGCAGGGGGGAAGTTTGATGATCAGTCATACAAACTAGCAGGGGGATTACATGGGGTTGGTGCATCAGTGGTCAATGCCTTAAGTGATCATTTAGAAGTAACAGTGAAAAGAAATGGTCAGATCTACCAATCAGTTTATCAAGCTGGGGGTAAGATCATCCAAAAAGCCAAAAAGATTGGTGATACAACTAGCCATGGTACCACTGTTAGTTTCCATGCTGACCCTAAGGTCTTTAAAAAGGCTCAATTTGATAGCAACATTATTAAAAGCAGGTTAAAAGAGCTAAGCTTTCTGTTTGCTAAACTAAAGCTCACTTTTACTGATCAAAAAACTAATAAAACCACTGTTTTTTTTAGTACCTCAGGACTAGTTCAGTTCCTTGATGAAATTAATAATACTGTAGAAACACTTGGCCAAAAAACACTGATTAAAGGTGAGAAGGATGGGATTGAAGTGGAAGTGGTTTTCCAGTTTAACCAATCAGATCAAGAGACAATCTTATCATTTGCTAACTCGATTAAAACCTTTGAAGGAGGGAGTCATGAAAATGGGTTTTGTCTTGCCATTAGTGATGTGATCAACAGCTATTGCAGAAAGTACAACTTACTAAAAGAAAAAGATAAAAACTTTCAACTTAGTGAGATCAGACAAGGGTTGAATGCTATTATCAAAGTTAACTTACCTGAAAAAAACATCGCTTTTGAAGGACAAACTAAGAGTAAGTTGTTTTCAAAGGAAGTGAAAAACGTTGTTTATGAATTGGTCCAACAACACTATTTCCAGTTTCTGGAAAGAAACAACAATGATGCTAAATTGATCATTGATAAACTACTCAATGCTAGAAAGATTAAAGAGCAAATCAAACAACAACGTGAGTTGAAAAAAAGTTTATCAAGTCCCCAAAAAGAGAAGATCTTATTTGGGAAGTTAGCACCTTGTCAAACCAAAAAAACCAGTGAAAAAGAGTTGTTTATTGTTGAAGGTGATAGTGCTGGTGGCACTGCTAAAATGGGCCGTGATAGAATTTTTCAAGCTATCTTACCTTTGCGCGGCAAGGTGTTAAATGTTGAAAAAATTAACAATAAGAAGGAAGCGATCACTAACGAAGAGATCCTCACTTTAATCTTTTGTATTGGTACAGGGATTTTAACTAACTTCAACATCAAGGACTTAAAGTACGGAAAGATCATCATTATGACTGATGCAGATAATGATGGCGCACACATCCAAATCCTCTTACTTACCTTCTTTTATAGGTACATGCAACCCTTAATTGAACTGGGCCATGTCTATCTAGCTCTTCCTCCTTTATATAAACTGGAAACCAAAGATAGAAAAACAGTTAAATACCTCTGGAGTGATTTGGAGTTGGAATCAGTCAAACTAAAGCTTAATAACTTCACTTTACAACGATACAAAGGACTTGGAGAGATGAATGCTGATCAGTTGTGAGATACTACTATGAATCCAACTACCAGAAAGCTAGTGCAAGTAAAGCTTGATGATCTAATTAACGCTGAAAAGCAAATCAACATCTTTATGGGTGAAAAGAGTGATTTGCGCAAACACTGGATTGAAGCCAACATTAACTTTAGTGTGGAAAACTAA